In Rutidosis leptorrhynchoides isolate AG116_Rl617_1_P2 chromosome 6, CSIRO_AGI_Rlap_v1, whole genome shotgun sequence, the DNA window aatgattgaaaaaaaattcaaaaaaaaaaaaattactttcctCCACTTTTCCAAAAAAAATGTTTCACTCCTGATTAAAACACCTACTAATAAATCTATTTACATCTATTTCATGACGTAGCAGCTGTAGCACCATTTTCTGGCAGATTGTAGTGTTCCAACAAATGAGACTTTAAGTGAAAGTCAAGGTAAGCTTATGTGAGATTAATTGGTCAGTAATTGTAAGGGTAACTAACTTTGGTGTGGATTATATATCAGTTATTACTGGTATATGATTAGGAATAAATTGATCCCTTCTATTTTACTCGTATCTCCTTTTAtgtaaattatattatattctaaTTCTAATTGTAAGTCAATAATCAATATTTGCTATACATGTGTTATTCATTAAATAATTAAACCTTGTTAACTACTGATGTGGAATCTTAAGGAACCAAAAAGTCCATCTGAGTTTTAAAGTAAAAGTTAGCATGTAACATTTTTTTTCTTTGTAAAAAACGAAAACTTTATaacaaatatttttctctaaaaaagAAAAGGATAAACGGGAAGCAAACAACAAGAAGGACGACGAGGCTTGATGGCAATAAACTAACCCTACCTAATAAACTAAACGAgcataaactaaactaaattaaaccCAAGCCCCACCTCAcaacagaaaaccaacatatacacGATACAACCGACTGAACACAAAACATACAAAACTAGACACACCAATAAACCATCGAACAACAACCGAAACATTATATAAGATGTTCATATATTCTTAAAAAACGTCAATGACATACACAGAAACAAGAGAAAAAATTCTTTAAAAAGTATAGGTTGAAATGTACCAGCTACCCACCTGGAGTACATTGCTGTTATTATGTCTTCTACTACTACATACTTTAAATACCCCTTCATTCCATTATAATTACTCACTTTTATTTCTTCTTGTTATTAATTAATAGTCCGTACAAATTACTATATTACTCGTACTTTATATTACTAATTGTTAGCTATGGCAGCAACATTTTTTAATGGGCTGATGATTGGCACAATAATGCTTGCCATTTTCTTGGCTTCATTCATCTCTGCAGATCCTGACTTACTTCAAGATGTTTGTGTTGCAGATCTTTCATCTGGTACTTTGCTTACTTCATACCatccaagtattattattattattaaatgaatgAAATTTATTTCAATTCATCTGCTTATTTTCCAACGAAAAATGTTTATTTTATTATTCTGTAAACACAGGAACAAAACAGAATGGATTCGCTTGCAAAAGCAACATATCAGCAGACGATTTCTTCTTCGCAGGGTTAACCAAGCCTGCTAGCACCAACAACACGTTTGGTGCGACCGTGACTGCAGCCTCAGTCACCCAAATCAACGGTCTAAACACATTGGGTGTGTCCATGGCCCGCATTGATTACGCACCTGGTGGTTCAAACCCACCACACACTCACCCACGAGCCACTGAGATTGTGTTTGTGCTCGAAGGCGAGTTAGATGTTGGATTCATAACCACAGAAAACAAACTTTTTTCCAAGACTGTTAAAAAAGGTGAAATCTTTACGTTCCCTAGAGGCTTAATTCATTTTCAGATAAATAAAGGGAGTGTTCCTGCTGCCGTTATTGCCGGATTCAACAGCCAGTTGCCTGGCACTCAACGGGTGGCTAACGCTTTATTTGCATCATCTCCTACTGTCGAAGACGTTGTTTtgactaaagcatttcaaattggaACAAAAGAGGTGGAAAAAATTAAGGCAAAATTGGCTCCCAAATGACTAGTACAATCTCAAGTGCACAAGTCATGCAGTCCATTTATGGGTTTACAAGTTTTTACCATTTGTTTTGTTGTTGTTTTAATAAAGGTTTAATGAGCAAACGTGTTAAGGGTCCATGTATTATTATAAGGCTTCCAAGTTTCTGATTTATCAATAAAAAAAAGTACAATATAACACGTTGATGATCGATTAACGTTAATTGCGTCTATCTTAACAGAACTAAGTAAATAGTAGCCATTTTTTTCTTGTCTTGATTCGGTAGCTGACAACAATTGCGATCTCTAACGAGTATGTCAATCAACCGACCTGGCTCGATTCCCTCAAGGTGGGAAGGTTTCTTCAATAAAAGTATCAAACAGTTTTGAAGGATCCTTCCATAAAATGGTAAAATGTGCAATTTAAACATGTTGGATTTTTCTAACGAGCTATCTTTAACGTGCATAAGTGTGTTATATTGATTTTTTGGGGGCGATTATTCAACTGTACAATATATTTCTGCATCTTAATGACACCAGACGACTGAGTGTCGTTAGAAAAACCCAAAATCTTATAATAACAATTAGGCAAGACTTATATTTGTGTGGAGATATGAGAACTATGTGGTTTAAAATAGGAGATTGGTAGCACTCTGTCTTGAATTTACATTAGGCATTATGTGATGTGATGCCAATCAAATCTGGTTCTGATAAATAGTTAGCCTATACTGTGTCATATTTCATCATGTTTGTTGATTTAGGGTTCAAATGCGCTTAATAGGTGAACAATTGAGCCTTTCAGCTTCAATATTTGTAACAAACATGTCTACCCTTCTGAGTTGTATGAAGTGTGAGGGATCACGGGCCATGCATATGATAAAATCAAGCGTTTGTTATAACATAGCATCTACTTGTTGATAATAATTGAATCCTGGGCTGTGCATATCACAGTCAAAAAATCtactagtaaataaatataaataaatggaGGAAGTGAATATGGTGCTGTTATACATATAAGCTTATATGACAAACACCACAAATTCTCATGATTTTGATATTTTTCTTGTAAACTAAACTACATTTTAACTATTTTACAACATTTTATATGATTATATATTGATTGAAGCAACGAAATTCGAATTAATTCATGTTTTGCATGAGTAGTTCTCAAACACTATTAATATGCAATTGTTCATGTGGAACAATATGTCATCTATATTTGATGAAATTTGCCAAAAGAACTAACAACAAAATGTAATCTTTTGTTTGTTGTAGATTCAATAAGGCATTTCAAAACTTATCATAcaaaaacaacatcaaaatcatgaAAATTTGAGGTGTTTGTCATATAAGCTTATATGCACAACAACACCATATTCACTTTTCCCAAAATAAATAGATAGATAAGATACTAGTTAACAAATACTCCGTAGAACAAATATGGATGTAGTTTTAAGTGGTtaacagcatatatatatatatatatatatatatatatatatatatatatatatatatatatatatatatatatatatatatatatatactcatctcAAAGGAGATTGGGTTGAAGGTTTCTAGCTtgcaatctagaagcccaccttctagatgttcaaagtagccttctttgaacaccatgtggaagtagcaaagttgaaaacggtgacggccgccaaccttccaCGTTCACACGTCACCTTCCTCGTTTACACCTATCTACCGCTATAAGATCTtagctataaatagaggtgcaaacctcagttgtaaatcatcccaaatcactcagagaagtgtaatcacaacctagagagtgcttgtgagtttgagagtttttttgagttttgtaaatacacgtgtaatctattcttgtgagtaatagagttattttctctcaaatttatatctcccaacgtccaggcgatcctctcttcctaa includes these proteins:
- the LOC139855474 gene encoding germin-like protein 5-1 → MAATFFNGLMIGTIMLAIFLASFISADPDLLQDVCVADLSSGTKQNGFACKSNISADDFFFAGLTKPASTNNTFGATVTAASVTQINGLNTLGVSMARIDYAPGGSNPPHTHPRATEIVFVLEGELDVGFITTENKLFSKTVKKGEIFTFPRGLIHFQINKGSVPAAVIAGFNSQLPGTQRVANALFASSPTVEDVVLTKAFQIGTKEVEKIKAKLAPK